Below is a window of Neofelis nebulosa isolate mNeoNeb1 chromosome 8, mNeoNeb1.pri, whole genome shotgun sequence DNA.
AGGATCGGGAATAGGAGTAGAGGTTGGTGCAGAATGGTTGACCTGGAGGGACACTCAATTCCCTTTTCCCTTTAAGAGGAACACAGAACACTGGACCCTCTCACTCCAGCTAGGTTTCTTCATGCCACTTCCCTGCTCTCATTTCCTTGCCACATGGTGGGGATGGCATTTCTACTACCTGGTGGGCTCTCCTCTACATCCTGGGCCTAGAGAGCCAAGGGCTAGTCAGCTTCTCTCTGGGGGCCCCAGCACCAGGTCTGTGCTGCCCTGGCCTGAGTTTCCCATCTGGcctgataaagagagagagggagggagggagggagaacgtcagggagggagggagactacCAGAGACCAAAGTCCAAGGGGCCGggccctctcctcccctgtcctGTCCTTCTGGTCACTGTCCTTCCATGATCCCTTTTCCAGGAGGGTATGTGACCTAGGTCTTGTGCTAAGCAGCTCCCTGGCCTCATTAACTcaacacaggcacacacactgaCACAGGCTGACACCGATTCACACACACAGCTACAGAGGAGCGCCCACGAGATCCGGAGACACATGGCCCGGTGTTTGGGCATCCTGGCACACACTCTTGAGACAGCACGAGAGCACAGCAAAGCCATTCGGCACTCACAAAGCGGCAACATGGCTCCAGAACATCTACGTctccacatgcacacatgtaaCTGACACGGGCAGTCCCACACACTTGCTGGATTACAGACATACAAAGACACCTACTCAGTGAAGTCACATGCCACCGCACAGCCCACCGGAGGGCCACACGGCACACCTTATCAGCTCTCACACATAGCCCCTCTCTGCCACTGCCTTTAATCCCACTGGTTGCCCTCTTTCACTTCTGGGGCCTCTAGGAGACCTCTGTGACCTCCTCAACAACCAAccctaccccctcccccaaagtcgGGCTCCCAGCCCCCAAGCGCTGGCCGAATTAATTTCCCAAAGCGACACTCAGCAGGTTCCCTAGGGAAATTAGAGGAAGGCTGGAAGAGAGGCAAGGGCAAAGGGATGGGGCCAGGGAAGGGAGCTGATGAGAGCAAGGACGGCTCGATGCAATGCCATGTAACGCTGAGCTTCAGCTTTCTCGAAGGCTATTCCCGCCCCGCTTCTGATTTTTAGGAATCCAAGACTCTTTAAGCgtgaagggggcggggggggggggggtgaggggagaggctggagggggctctggagagaaaagaaagctgaaggcCAGTGGGGTAAGAAATGGATAtagatggaagggaaggaaaagagagaaggagaaaacagacacaggCAATAGCTGTCCGAGCACAGAAGCAAGAGGCGGTCGGGCCTCGAGGGGAGGGGCCCGAGAGCGGCAGCCTCCCAGGAGAGTCCTGTTTACTCTGGAGGATCTCAAACCGCTTAGGAGAGGAAAGGTGAGGTCAGACTGGAAGGAGAGCCGGGGAAACGGGGCGCGGAGAGacggagcgggggaggggcacggtAAAGTGAGCCGGGGCGCGCTCCGACGGGAAGCGGACGGGGTAGAGGCGCgcgagccggagccggagccggagccggagagGGGTGGGGACGGCGGCGGGGGCCGGGCGCGGGCCGAGCGGCGAGGCCGGAGCCGCGGCGCGCGGCGCTCTGGAAGCTAGAGGGCGCTGGCGGGAGCCGCGCGAAGCGGGGTAGGCAGCGCCGGGCAGGGGAGCGGGGGGGAGGGCGGAGTGGGGTCCGCCGGGACCCGGCGCCAGGGCAGCGTGGGGCCGTCGGGGTTAGCGTGGGGCGCAAGACCGCGCGGAGCCCGGGGATCGCGCGCGGTCCGGGCCGCCGCCGTCCCCGCCCGTACCTTGGCGCTCAACTCGGCCGCTGCCTCCACGCTCTTCTCCGACATGgtgccggggccggggccggggctggCGGGGAGCCGGGGTCCCGGGGCCGGGACGGAGGGGCCCTGGACGGCGGAGGGTGGCCGCGGCCGGAACCTGgcgcggtggcggcggcggcggcgacagcggcagcggcggccgcTCAGCAAGCTGGGTCTCTGGAAGAGGCGGCAGAGGCgcgcggggtggggcgggggtgggtctGGAGCCGAGACCCGCAGGGCTGCGGCCGTCCGGAGGGCGGGCGGAAGGGTGGTGCGGGCGGTGGCCGGCGCGCTCCGGCCGCGGTCGCTCGGTCCTCGGCTCGCCGCCCCCGCACCAGCAGAGCTGCCGCCGACCAGCCGCTGCCGCCCCCGGGCAGGGAACCCGCTTATAAAGGCGGCGCTGCCCGACGGGAGGGGCTTCCCAGGGGTGGGGCTGGCGGgagcggggaggagaggagaggggagggggatgaaagCGGAGGTTGGCGAGGTGGGGATAGGAGGATGAAAGCGAGGGGAGGGAGCGCGCGAGAGGCGGGAGGGAGGACAGGACCaggaggggaaatggagagacTGACGGTCGAGGAGAAAAGGAGTGGAGCGAGGAGGTGGAAAGGGGTGGGGTTCCTGCGGGGAGGGACCTCTCCGAATCCCGACCTACTGCCTGCGAAAGTGGAGTCTGTCTTTTGGGGGCGGACTGGAGGGATGGCCAGAATCCTACTGAccctcccccaacctcccccccgtccccccgcAAGAAATCCTGAGATTTTGCcaagggatggggtgggagaaGCAGATGGAAAGGCCGGGCAGGTATTTGAGAAACCAAAAGcttaaagaagaggaagagggtggCGGAGCTACTTCCACATCGCGCTGGCTTTCCCTTCCCGTCCTGCATCTCCATTCTCTGGCCTTAAGATGGAAGGGCCAGAAGGGCAGCccactctctgtccttccctagGCTGACATTTGTGACCCCTACTGGGTTCCTCCCGTCCTGGATCTTTCTCGAGATCTAGAGGTGTCAGAGGCTCTCCaggctccttccttctcttccatctCGGACCGCTCTTATTCGCCCATCTCATCTCACTTGTCTTCGCCTggtccttctttttctcttcatcccTGTTCATTCATCTGTACCCAGACCCCTCCCTCACAATTTATACCTCACATCTCTCATTCTTCGGTTGCCTCTTCACCTCTCATCTCCCTCTTCTACCCTTCCATCTCTgatctctcccccccccccccccagaccacACTGTTCCTGTCCCATGTGAGTCTGTCACCTGGCCTTATATCCTTCGCTGATTCCCTCCAACTCCTCTCCAGGTCTTGATTGTCcacattttccctctctttccttttctctttcctcggTTGCCATCTTCCCTAGCCTTTCTGGATTGTATTTGCCCCCTTTGCAAGGGGTTCAGGTCTGGAGTTCCAGCCCCGCCCTGTACCACTTATCCTCAGTTCCAGGCCCTCAGTCTTGGTATCTTTGGATGATTTTGAGGAGCTTGGAATTTCAGGAGCTGGGTGTGTTAACCGTCAGGAAGGTGGATGGAGTGGAAGGCTAGGGTTTGGAAAAAGATATCTTTGGTGTGTGTACACTCCCATATTTGtctatcattatcattatttgtcttattattttcattttcttaagaagGACACACTgatcaatttctctttctgactcttcTATCAGTTTCTCGGTCTCCATCTCCTCAAAAATCTTGGAGCCCCACCCAGGTTTTTCCTTGCCGGACAGACTCTGATCATCGTTCTCGGAGATCTTTCCATCTCTATCTCGATCTGTTTCTCTGACTCACTCACTGATGTCTTTAGCGATCTCTGACCCGCTCCATCTCTGTACTCTTCTTGcttcatttctctccctctcccctctcctttacCCCCCACCCAGTCTCCCAGTCTCGCTCCCTCCTGTcagtctctttcctctccttcccaccctcctttcCTCATCCCCTTCTCCACCTCCCAGCCCCGCCTGCCGTCTCGGACACCCTGCTGGGCTCTTACCCTGTTGCCCTGGTAACCGCCCCCCACTCCGGTcacctccactcccctcccccctccaatcACCGCCACCAACAACCTCCATCCACCTTCCTCCTATTTTTCCTCAGAGCCAATAGAAACCCTGTTGCCAGGTGGAATGCTCATTTGAATCAGCCAATCCAGGAGTCTAACTGCTTGCCCTGCCTTATATGGGGATTTGAGGAGGGCCACTccccccactccagccccacAGGGGACCAGCCCCTCCACTGTCCTTTCTCCCCGCCCTGGAGAGAGCCTGGGACCCTCCCTCTCACCCTTGTAGGAGGGCCTGGCCTCCCATTTCTCTAACTGGGACCACCGGGGTTAGTGTGGGGAGTGGGCCGGACTGTGGGCTGGGCCTCTGGGCCGGGGGTGGGAATGAGGTGTGATTAGGAAGGGGAGGCGGAGGGAGCCGGGAATTTTGCCCAGGGAGGGGTGTCTGGGAGCGGAGGCAGCTGCAGTGGAAAATTCCAGGgagatggagaggcagagaatgggaATCCTGCCCCAAGGCCCAACGGAGTGCCTTGAGAATCTAAGAGTTTGGACACTAGGGTCCCCAGGGACCACAAGAAAAAGATCCAGGAAGCAGAAGGCCTGGATCTAATTCCCTTCCTGCATGGGAGAAGCATCTCTTATGCTTTCCTGTCTGGTTGGACAGCAGACCAGTCTCCTgaagtcttggcttcaggagaaAGAAGCTAGAAGTGAAACTTAGGATGAATTTGGAGTAAGCCGAGAGCTGAAAGCCTAACCCCATACCCCTTAGGGTTAGTCTCTGGGCCTCTGGGGCCAGTGGTGTTAAATGATGCCAGCTTGTGTTTGGTCCTTTCCAGAGAACTATTTCTGAGACCTTGTAGAGGCTTGCCTATTCATAGGGTTCTATTACTCCCCAGTCCAACTGAGATTTTCTCCCACTAGTTGAATGGGGAAACCTGGTGCTTCTTACAAATTTTCTGGAGGTTGGAAAAGGGAAGCCAGTTGAGAATAAGGGAGGCATGAGCCCCTGGAAACCAGGACTTCTGGCTTGACATCCTAGAGATTTACTTCATTACCGTCTGGAAGGTGTTCAATTCTAATTATTACCTTCTCAGTCTTTTGAAATGTAGCAAGTGGTTCTTCAGTTTCCCCACTAAGAGTGTCAGCTCTGTGAGGGAAGGACCCAggcagactttttattttttattattattttgttaagtaatctctgcacccaacctgggactcgaacttacaaaccaaagatcaagagtcacatgctccaccgactgagccagccaggcgtcccaatTGCTATCTTATTCCTAAGTgaattcttccctctctccagttTCCTGAGGTTTTTCAGCTTGCCTGTTTATCTGATAAGTTAAGTGCTAAGGAAGGCCTAGTTATCAGTGAAGGCATTGGACAACAGAAACCTGAAAGTTGGACCTCCCCACTCCTCACTGCTTTTTTTATTCTCATTCCACTTACAAAAACTCATTTTCTattcctcatttttccttttttttttttttttatctttgcaaaAGTCAGTGGAGAGTTGAGAGGAGAGGGACCCCTAGAGAGATGCCTAAACCAGCCTAAGTTTGCTCACGTTTGAGTTCATTGCCTACAGGAATGTTCCTTAAGAAATCCTCTTCACAGTGTGCCccgtggctcaatcggttaagcatctgactcttgatttcagctcaggtcatgatgtcacaattccgtgggttcgagccctgtgtccaactctgtgctgacagcgcagagccggcttcagatcctgcctctcccctgctcatgtgtgcgcaccatgctctctcattctctctctctgtccatcaaaaataaataaacatttttaaaaaagaaaagaggggcgcctgggtagctcagtcggttgagcgtccgacttcgactcaggtcatgatctcgcaatttgtgagtttgagccccgcatcagactctgtgctgacagctcggagcctggaaactgcttcggattctgggtctccttctctctctgcccctcccccacttgtgctctgtctctctctatcaaaaataaataaaatatgttttaaaaattttaaaaaagaaaagaaaaaaaaagaaagcctcctCACAACAGTAAGGCACATCCATCATGAACACTACCCGTCCAGTTGTATCCATCATCATGTTCTATGCACTTTTAAGTAGAGgtaaactttttaaattccaagttttctttttgcCCCCTTTATGAAGCCTGAACCCTTGcatttcaacaaatttttattgagctCTTCCTTGGTGTCAGCCACCACGCTCTGTGA
It encodes the following:
- the PTMS gene encoding parathymosin, whose translation is MERVGIRRGPSPQEPHPFPPPRSTPFLLDRQSLHFPSWSCPPSRLSRAPSPRFHPPIPTSPTSAFIPLPSPLLPAPASPTPGKPLPSGSAAFISGFPARGRQRLVGGSSAGAGAASRGPSDRGRSAPATARTTLPPALRTAAALRVSAPDPPPPHPARLCRLFQRPSLLSGRRCRCRRRRRHRARFRPRPPSAVQGPSVPAPGPRLPASPGPGPGTMSEKSVEAAAELSAKDLKEKKEKVEEKASRKERKKEVVEEEENGAEEEEEETAEDGEEEDEGEEEDEEEEEDDDEGPALKRAAEEEDEADPKRQKTENGASA